The Pleuronectes platessa chromosome 11, fPlePla1.1, whole genome shotgun sequence genome includes a window with the following:
- the foxa1 gene encoding hepatocyte nuclear factor 3-alpha: MLGAVKMEGHEAPDWSGFYSEEVYSPMAGGGMGTGLGMGSMSGYMSSSGTTSGSFNMSYSGTGLSPAPVAGMGGSAPAAMSGLGGGVGSMGGTLSPSSMSLQQPSMGLNPYGGMSPTMSTGMAYSSTALNRGRENKAFRRSYPHAKPPYSYISLITMAIQQAPSKMLTLSEIYQWIMDLFPYYRQNQQRWQNSIRHSLSFNDCFVKVSRSPDKPGKGSYWTLHPDSGNMFENGCYLRRQKRFKCEKKISTKSDGRKDQGGVGGGIEHVSPAGDSLKPPGLLDSSLPSSSQVTSPQGLDMRGGISGADLKVSGSHLLSSLSLPPHSMTHESQLHLKGDPHYSFNHPFSINNLMSSSEQQHKLDLKAYEALQYSSYSAGGAAGLGGRTMEPLEASYYQGVYPRPLLNTS, from the exons ATGCTGGGCGCGGTGAAGATGGAAGGACACGAAGCTCCGGACTGGAGCGGATTCTACAGCGAGGAG GTTTACTCTCCAATGGCAGGTGGTGGAATGGGTACTGGCCTCGGAATGGGCTCCATGTCGGGCTACATGTCCAGCAGTGGAACCACATCGGGCTCCTTCAACATGTCGTATAGCGGGACTGGTTTGAGTCCTGCCCCAGTGGCGGGGATGGGCGGTTCGGCTCCTGCAGCCATGTCAGGTCTGGGAGGGGGTGTGGGCTCGATGGGTGGAACCCTGAGCCCGTCCAGTATGAGCTTGCAGCAACCCTCAATGGGACTGAATCCATACGGGGGCATGAGTCCCACAATGAGCACTGGCATGGCGTATAGCAGTACTGCACTGAACCGTGGCCGTGAGAATAAGGCCTTCAGACGGAGCTACCCACATGCCAAACCACCCTACTCATACATCTCACTCATCACTATGGCCATCCAGCAGGCGCCCAGTAAGATGCTGACTCTGAGTGAGATCTACCAGTGGATCATGGACCTGTTCCCATACTACCGTCAGAACCAACAGCGCTGGCAGAACTCCATCCGGCACTCACTGTCCTTCAACGACTGCTTCGTTAAGGTGTCGCGCTCGCCTGACAAACCGGGGAAGGGCTCGTACTGGACCCTCCACCCAGACTCTGGGAACATGTTCGAGAATGGCTGCTACCTTCGCCGCCAAAAGAGGTTCAAGTGTGAGAAGAAGATATCTACAAAATCAGATGGGCGAAAAGATCAGggcggggtggggggtggtATAGAACACGTTTCTCCTGCAGGGGACTCCCTTAAACCTCCTGGACTCCTGGACTCCTCCCTGCCCTCCTCCAGCCAGGTGACTTCGCCTCAAGGTCTGGACATGCGGGGTGGCATCAGCGGAGCAGACCTGAAGGTGTCTGGCTCTCATCTCCTGTCCTCCCTGTCATTGCCCCCCCACTCCATGACCCATGAGTCCCAGCTGCACCTCAAAGGAGACCCCCACTATTCATTCAATCACCCGTTCTCCATCAACAACTTAATGTCGtcctcagagcagcagcacaaactggATCTCAAAGCCTATGAGGCCCTgcagtactcctcctacagtgCTGGGGGGGCGGCTGGCCTCGGGGGGAGGACCATGGAACCTCTGGAGGCTTCTTACTACCAGGGGGTCTATCCCAGACCGCTCCTCAACACTTCATAG